In Diorhabda carinulata isolate Delta chromosome 6, icDioCari1.1, whole genome shotgun sequence, a single genomic region encodes these proteins:
- the LOC130894921 gene encoding ubiquitin-conjugating enzyme E2 W isoform X1 has protein sequence MAGMSPSEKRLQKELMSLIKEPPPGVSVDSNIAEQNLLHWIINMEGAAGTLYEGEHFQLQFKFSKKYPFDSPEVTFVGTNIPVHPHVYSNGHICLSILTDDWSPALSVQSVCLSIVSMLSSCKEKQRPPDNAFYVKTCHKNPKKTKWWYHDDSV, from the exons ATGGCAGGAATGTCACCATCTGAG AAGAGATTGCAAAAAGAATTGATGTCTCTGATTAAAGAACCCCCTCCAGGAGTATCAGTGGATTCTAATATAGCGGAACAGAATTTATTGCA ctGGATCATAAATATGGAAGGAGCAGCAGGAACCTTATATGAGGGAGAACATTTCCAGCTTCagtttaaatttagtaaaaaatatccTTTTGATTCCCCTGAG gtAACATTCGTAGGAACAAACATTCCAGTTCATCCCCATGTATATAGTAACGGCCACATATGCCTATCGATTTTAACCGATGATTGGTCCCCTGCATTATCAGTCCAATCGGTTTGCCTTTCAATAGTTTCTATGTTAAGTAGCTGTAAAGAAAAA caACGACCACCCGACAATGCTTTTTATGTTAAAACTTGCCACAAGAATCCTAAGAAAACGAAATGGTGGTACCACG ACgattctgtataa
- the LOC130894921 gene encoding ubiquitin-conjugating enzyme E2 W isoform X2 codes for MAGMSPSERLQKELMSLIKEPPPGVSVDSNIAEQNLLHWIINMEGAAGTLYEGEHFQLQFKFSKKYPFDSPEVTFVGTNIPVHPHVYSNGHICLSILTDDWSPALSVQSVCLSIVSMLSSCKEKQRPPDNAFYVKTCHKNPKKTKWWYHDDSV; via the exons ATGGCAGGAATGTCACCATCTGAG AGATTGCAAAAAGAATTGATGTCTCTGATTAAAGAACCCCCTCCAGGAGTATCAGTGGATTCTAATATAGCGGAACAGAATTTATTGCA ctGGATCATAAATATGGAAGGAGCAGCAGGAACCTTATATGAGGGAGAACATTTCCAGCTTCagtttaaatttagtaaaaaatatccTTTTGATTCCCCTGAG gtAACATTCGTAGGAACAAACATTCCAGTTCATCCCCATGTATATAGTAACGGCCACATATGCCTATCGATTTTAACCGATGATTGGTCCCCTGCATTATCAGTCCAATCGGTTTGCCTTTCAATAGTTTCTATGTTAAGTAGCTGTAAAGAAAAA caACGACCACCCGACAATGCTTTTTATGTTAAAACTTGCCACAAGAATCCTAAGAAAACGAAATGGTGGTACCACG ACgattctgtataa